A single genomic interval of candidate division WOR-3 bacterium harbors:
- a CDS encoding HAMP domain-containing sensor histidine kinase codes for MERVKFYIFLLISISIIIFSIPLILEFFYLREILLRNEFAEYSSLEFFEFLQKKKLEDIIEYFKVSPEIEFIYSKNLKKIFSENPYLDFDNKKLSDFLKKNKSIDVVNSNTFIFRLQKGNNEYLFIKSLPYVTWTETKVLFIRTFIIFLWGLIFLLLISIILRPFRYIKELSPEKIFEGIIDRKTIEYLKKKEMEKNLFFLGQVSSILIHEINNITASLLTTLKVIKMERKNEEIEIILENIENKIFELKNLLNEYTNLLKGSDLKLGKSNIKEIIKRAIEDTEKFIISQNKEIEIKLDIEDIELNSSPLLSSKAIYNILKNSVEAIKKRGEIKIKSKISNKKYILTISDNGEGIDKKDIEKIFLPFYTTKPDSLGIGLSMVFYLFKKQGWDIEVKSEKNKGTEVIITIPL; via the coding sequence TTGGAAAGAGTAAAATTTTACATATTTCTTTTGATATCAATATCAATTATTATATTTTCAATTCCCCTTATACTTGAATTTTTTTATTTAAGAGAAATCTTACTCAGGAATGAATTTGCAGAATATTCGAGTTTAGAATTTTTTGAATTCTTACAGAAAAAAAAACTTGAAGATATTATTGAATATTTTAAAGTATCACCTGAAATAGAATTTATATACAGCAAAAATCTTAAAAAAATTTTCAGCGAAAATCCTTACCTTGATTTTGATAATAAAAAACTTTCTGATTTTTTAAAAAAGAATAAAAGCATAGATGTAGTAAATTCAAATACATTTATTTTCAGATTACAAAAGGGAAATAATGAATACCTTTTTATTAAAAGCTTACCTTATGTTACATGGACAGAAACAAAAGTTCTTTTTATAAGAACATTTATAATTTTTTTATGGGGTTTAATCTTTTTACTTTTAATATCAATAATTTTAAGACCCTTTAGATATATAAAAGAACTTTCGCCTGAAAAGATATTTGAAGGAATAATTGATAGAAAAACAATTGAATATTTAAAAAAGAAAGAAATGGAAAAAAATCTTTTCTTTCTGGGTCAGGTTTCTTCAATTCTTATTCATGAAATAAATAATATAACAGCAAGTCTTCTAACAACCCTTAAGGTAATAAAAATGGAAAGAAAAAATGAAGAAATTGAAATAATTCTTGAAAATATAGAAAATAAAATTTTTGAATTAAAAAACCTTTTAAATGAATATACAAATCTTCTAAAAGGTAGTGATTTAAAACTTGGTAAAAGTAATATAAAAGAAATTATTAAAAGAGCAATCGAAGATACTGAAAAATTCATAATCTCACAGAATAAAGAAATTGAAATAAAATTAGATATCGAGGATATAGAGTTAAATTCTTCTCCTCTACTTTCTTCAAAAGCCATCTATAACATATTAAAAAACTCTGTTGAAGCAATCAAAAAAAGGGGGGAAATTAAAATAAAAAGCAAAATTTCTAATAAAAAATATATTCTAACAATTTCCGATAATGGAGAAGGAATAGACAAAAAGGATATTGAAAAAATATTTTTGCCTTTTTATACCACAAAGCCTGATTCACTTGGAATAGGACTTTCAATGGTTTTTTATCTCTTTAAAAAACAGGGCTGGGATATAGAAGTTAAATCAGAAAAAAATAAGGGTACCGAAGTTATAATAACAATTCCCCTATGA
- a CDS encoding pilus assembly PilX N-terminal domain-containing protein, which produces MKEKRGIALVTTILVLTVILILASMALFLVSRGLIITSTQKTVRDAFAAAISGIERGYRKIELAFTTGNPQYLQTETRNIQGFNVDIETENLGSTFLGGGLATFARGYAGIGKSASGGNIAIEYLIFSESIRDNLRYRMSEIYRRVPNIPGG; this is translated from the coding sequence ATGAAAGAAAAAAGAGGAATAGCACTGGTTACAACAATACTTGTTCTTACAGTAATTCTCATTCTTGCCTCAATGGCCCTTTTTCTTGTTTCAAGGGGTTTAATTATAACTTCAACACAGAAAACTGTAAGGGATGCTTTTGCAGCAGCAATTTCTGGAATTGAAAGAGGTTATAGAAAAATAGAACTTGCCTTTACTACAGGTAACCCACAGTATCTTCAAACAGAGACAAGAAATATTCAAGGATTTAATGTTGATATTGAAACAGAAAATCTTGGCTCCACTTTTCTCGGTGGTGGACTTGCAACTTTTGCAAGAGGGTATGCTGGTATTGGTAAATCAGCTTCAGGTGGAAATATTGCTATTGAATACCTGATATTTTCTGAAAGCATAAGAGATAACCTCCGCTACCGGATGAGCGAAATCTATAGGAGAGTCCCTAATATACCAGGTGGTTAA
- a CDS encoding prepilin-type N-terminal cleavage/methylation domain-containing protein, producing the protein MRKGFTLIELIVSTLIFSIVISVVIGIYIIQTRKSHEVSEKATLTTEAQLALHVISEEILHSGLGISINEEPIEFTDGGPQNPDILGIRSVLMPLDQTEGRWSVALETGLGSILIRRWADTLRNLRQGDSFLILGPRGEVEIQRCLCINNITPLSDTESIITYTPPLSIQKGRILLEVPNRGVINRTVTYELRGDTLFRNNEIFLEDVEDFQVEFCADWNDDGVLDVNDFRSELPPNYSINDFYTRPLLIRISLLVRSSRGVPGFHYPFHTVTNANRVINLTDLQRRFPREFFTNTAFAKNLKRIE; encoded by the coding sequence ATGAGAAAGGGATTTACTTTAATAGAGCTTATTGTAAGCACCTTAATTTTCTCTATTGTTATATCTGTTGTGATTGGAATTTACATAATTCAGACAAGAAAATCTCATGAAGTAAGTGAAAAGGCTACTTTAACTACAGAAGCACAGCTTGCTCTACATGTAATTTCAGAAGAAATCTTACATTCAGGACTGGGAATCAGCATAAATGAAGAACCAATTGAATTCACTGATGGTGGCCCTCAAAATCCTGATATTTTGGGAATAAGATCAGTCCTTATGCCTCTTGACCAAACAGAGGGAAGATGGTCAGTAGCATTAGAAACAGGACTTGGTTCTATACTTATAAGAAGATGGGCTGATACTTTAAGAAATTTAAGACAGGGTGATTCATTTCTGATTCTCGGTCCAAGAGGTGAAGTTGAAATACAAAGATGTCTTTGTATTAACAATATAACTCCCCTGAGCGATACAGAAAGCATAATAACTTATACTCCCCCTTTATCAATTCAAAAAGGAAGAATTCTGCTTGAAGTTCCAAACAGGGGTGTAATAAATAGAACAGTCACATATGAGTTAAGAGGTGATACACTTTTCAGAAATAATGAGATATTCCTTGAAGATGTTGAGGATTTTCAAGTTGAATTCTGTGCTGACTGGAATGATGATGGAGTTCTTGATGTAAATGACTTTAGAAGTGAATTACCACCTAATTATTCAATTAACGATTTTTACACAAGACCCCTTTTAATAAGAATATCACTACTTGTAAGAAGCTCAAGAGGTGTGCCTGGTTTTCATTATCCTTTTCACACTGTAACAAATGCAAACAGGGTGATTAATCTTACTGATTTACAGAGAAGATTCCCAAGAGAGTTTTTTACCAATACAGCTTTTGCAAAAAATTTAAAAAGAATAGAATAA
- a CDS encoding prepilin-type N-terminal cleavage/methylation domain-containing protein yields the protein MNKKEGFTLIELLVSLVLLGIVFVGGLLNMVLLGSGYLINIKHSKNANYLLTNYMEYLLNLPYDSPLLTDDGDTMDLEERNPALADFRDSNTVENFPYTIVWNIAENQNEERKTIRIHVLWIERGEQRFLSRTYEIWRK from the coding sequence TTGAATAAAAAAGAAGGTTTTACCTTAATTGAATTACTTGTTTCACTTGTTTTACTCGGGATAGTATTCGTTGGTGGTCTTTTAAATATGGTTCTTCTTGGCTCCGGTTACCTTATAAATATAAAACATTCAAAAAATGCAAATTACCTTCTTACAAATTATATGGAATATTTGCTTAATTTACCCTATGATAGTCCATTGTTAACTGATGATGGTGATACCATGGATCTTGAAGAGAGAAATCCTGCCCTTGCGGACTTCCGTGATAGTAATACTGTTGAAAATTTCCCCTATACAATAGTATGGAATATTGCTGAAAATCAAAATGAAGAGAGAAAAACAATCAGAATACATGTCTTATGGATTGAAAGAGGGGAACAAAGGTTTCTTTCCAGAACCTATGAAATATGGAGGAAATAA
- a CDS encoding prepilin-type N-terminal cleavage/methylation domain-containing protein, protein MNKRKGLTLIELLVVITILTIFFGVFSFYLSQSNIREANIRATAENTAQILRNIRNIAIARNSNLIIRRSPQPNTIEIIVENTGDALRFSLPENFDRLNGPRNGVPSDGIPEAQGSLITPDPIIFSSTGACLTPCGIYFSDGKNAYAVGISRSGRIKIWKWGGSGWY, encoded by the coding sequence ATGAATAAAAGAAAAGGATTAACTTTAATTGAACTGCTCGTTGTTATAACCATCTTAACTATTTTTTTCGGTGTTTTTTCCTTTTATTTAAGTCAGAGTAACATAAGAGAAGCAAATATAAGAGCTACAGCTGAAAACACAGCTCAGATTTTAAGAAATATAAGAAATATTGCAATAGCAAGAAATTCAAATTTAATAATAAGAAGATCCCCTCAACCTAACACAATTGAAATAATTGTTGAAAATACAGGAGATGCGTTAAGATTTTCCTTGCCTGAAAATTTTGATAGATTAAATGGACCAAGAAACGGTGTCCCTTCTGATGGAATTCCTGAAGCTCAGGGTTCTTTAATAACTCCTGACCCTATTATATTTTCTTCAACTGGAGCCTGTTTAACTCCCTGTGGAATTTACTTTTCTGATGGTAAAAATGCTTATGCTGTAGGAATTTCAAGAAGTGGAAGAATTAAAATCTGGAAATGGGGAGGTTCAGGATGGTATTGA
- a CDS encoding PilC/PilY family type IV pilus protein, producing MKKMWIFIIMGVYLGAERPPCLFPPFLGVTGAVVAPHVALVLDYSGSMLFNAFPDEYQNNYNNNYNFYGSFDKGYYYKYNSTGGYWEKDIPYTPGSPPFDEATSRFSGNFLNWAQWMNRMNIIKKVLTGEYIDQIDGNYGIANLRKRSNIYGTEVYQRYYYLSGTRRILIYFNNDGFSEANNCKVGGTFYVNIEKYQRNPRTGRWEWVTEKTVIPQSPWKIRDEIQRLRGVIEKFSDEDMDGLVDEGKPWWSVIKFNQSNSRVLDQKQNVISTLETHIQGEQANGNTPTKYAMQQLKDLYDDTGVSGNHNPNTDIFFDEYCDEPQGIWCKRAYAILMSDGAWNTGGDPLSLAHQIHYQDLRGDLQGVQNVTLFTIFTFASAGDNGEESLKWMALFGGFEDKDLNNYPGHYTTYPSPNSLAQFYLPTPYDQLDIDEWDNDQNGLPDNYYNAETGEAIEEALKEIFQKIKQEVAAATGAPTFPVTARGEGLSFQAFFSPMRKNELNKEIYWIGYLNTLWVDKEGNLREDSDQNLFLNYFNDYIVRFKFNSTLGQTFVIRYRDNEGDGKFNGADTIPIDSALIYNIRATVKHAELLKNRSEDQRRIKYVSKTGASYILKDFTNSNINELRTLLDVATNSKADTIINYIRGKDYPNLRSRYLNGNVWKLGDIVNSTPVYVSTPQERYDIIYGDISYLPFYTKYLNKRGILITGANDGILHIFNNGVFEEIKTGNDKGKLVNKLPYGIGEEIAGIIPRNLLPHLKYFSEPEYEGCHLYFVDGRPYVTDVQVFDPDNIHPNGWGTILIQGMNFGGYPALIGSEILKSSFLILDITDPSDISNIKVLTEFQDINLGYTTSFPGIVKIDTTWYLGIGSGPTVIPEGFSDQNAHLFIINLKNPSTVYRFDLGSRFNRDSSFLNDLAPADINLDFTVDHLFFAINKHKPNDEWVTDIIMVETNNERNPSDWNFYRVFTIPAPVTAELSPVVDEFGNIWILFGTGKFWDLTDFNLEHSEYLVGFKVDRGITKTLSYLVDVTDAAVISTPGGDSVISSLGRYTFDQFENLIKSSGGWFIKLEDDERCISRPAVVGGAAIFTTLNPLLSGTEEICNPCQSGQVGGAGRIWGIYLKTGTAYITPILGVVTQLPGGKERIEREKQVAGLPSEPTLHIGEEGGTIFVQTTTGVIEKYDINLPLAPKKGTILWKKER from the coding sequence ATGAAAAAAATGTGGATATTTATAATAATGGGAGTTTATCTGGGGGCTGAAAGGCCTCCCTGTTTATTTCCTCCATTTCTTGGTGTGACAGGAGCTGTTGTAGCTCCTCATGTTGCTTTAGTTCTTGATTATTCAGGAAGTATGCTTTTTAATGCGTTTCCTGATGAGTATCAAAATAATTACAATAATAACTATAATTTTTATGGAAGTTTTGATAAAGGATACTATTATAAATATAATTCAACTGGGGGATACTGGGAAAAGGATATACCCTATACACCGGGCTCGCCACCTTTTGATGAGGCAACGAGTCGCTTTTCAGGTAATTTTTTAAACTGGGCTCAGTGGATGAACAGGATGAATATCATTAAAAAGGTTTTAACAGGGGAGTATATTGATCAAATTGATGGAAATTATGGAATAGCAAATTTAAGAAAAAGATCAAATATTTATGGCACAGAAGTATATCAAAGATACTATTATTTATCGGGCACAAGGAGAATTCTAATATATTTTAACAATGATGGATTTTCTGAGGCAAATAACTGTAAAGTTGGAGGAACTTTTTATGTTAATATTGAAAAATATCAGCGTAATCCACGAACAGGAAGATGGGAATGGGTTACAGAAAAAACTGTAATTCCTCAAAGTCCCTGGAAAATAAGGGATGAAATTCAGAGATTAAGAGGGGTAATTGAAAAATTTTCAGATGAGGATATGGATGGGTTGGTAGATGAAGGAAAACCATGGTGGAGTGTAATAAAATTCAACCAGAGTAATTCAAGGGTTCTTGACCAGAAACAGAATGTTATATCAACTCTTGAAACGCATATTCAGGGAGAACAGGCAAATGGTAATACTCCAACAAAATATGCTATGCAACAGTTAAAAGACCTTTATGATGATACAGGTGTATCTGGTAACCACAATCCTAATACTGATATTTTCTTTGATGAATACTGCGATGAACCACAGGGAATATGGTGTAAAAGGGCGTATGCAATCTTAATGTCAGATGGTGCATGGAACACAGGTGGTGACCCTTTATCTCTTGCCCATCAGATTCATTATCAGGATTTAAGGGGAGACCTTCAGGGAGTTCAGAATGTAACACTTTTTACAATATTTACTTTTGCAAGCGCGGGAGATAATGGAGAAGAGTCACTGAAGTGGATGGCTCTATTTGGAGGATTTGAAGACAAAGATTTAAATAATTATCCGGGACATTATACAACATATCCATCTCCAAATTCCTTGGCACAATTTTACCTTCCAACACCATACGACCAGCTGGATATTGATGAATGGGATAATGACCAGAATGGTCTTCCTGACAATTACTATAATGCTGAAACAGGAGAAGCGATTGAAGAGGCCTTAAAAGAAATATTCCAGAAGATAAAACAGGAAGTTGCAGCAGCAACAGGTGCACCAACATTTCCTGTAACAGCAAGGGGTGAAGGTTTATCCTTCCAGGCTTTCTTTTCCCCGATGAGAAAAAATGAATTAAATAAAGAAATTTACTGGATCGGTTATTTGAATACACTATGGGTTGATAAAGAAGGAAATTTAAGAGAAGATTCAGACCAAAATTTATTTTTAAACTATTTCAATGATTACATAGTAAGGTTTAAATTCAATTCAACTCTTGGACAGACATTTGTTATAAGATACAGGGATAATGAGGGTGATGGTAAATTTAATGGAGCGGATACTATACCTATCGATTCTGCTCTTATTTACAACATAAGGGCTACTGTTAAACATGCTGAGCTTTTGAAAAATAGGAGTGAAGATCAGAGAAGAATAAAATATGTTTCAAAAACAGGGGCTTCTTATATTTTAAAGGATTTTACAAATTCAAATATAAATGAATTAAGGACCTTGCTTGATGTAGCTACAAACTCAAAAGCAGATACAATAATAAACTACATAAGAGGTAAAGATTATCCAAATTTGAGGTCAAGATATCTAAATGGAAATGTATGGAAACTGGGGGATATTGTAAACTCAACTCCAGTATATGTTTCAACTCCTCAAGAGAGATATGATATCATTTATGGGGATATAAGTTATTTACCCTTTTATACAAAATATTTAAATAAAAGAGGAATTTTAATTACAGGAGCAAATGATGGTATATTACACATATTTAACAATGGGGTTTTTGAAGAGATAAAAACCGGGAATGATAAAGGTAAACTGGTAAATAAATTACCTTACGGTATAGGTGAAGAAATTGCTGGTATAATCCCCAGGAACCTTTTACCTCATCTTAAATACTTTTCAGAACCTGAATATGAAGGTTGTCATTTATATTTTGTGGATGGTAGACCCTATGTAACAGATGTCCAGGTTTTTGACCCTGATAATATTCATCCAAATGGGTGGGGAACAATTTTAATTCAGGGAATGAATTTTGGAGGTTATCCTGCACTTATAGGTTCTGAAATTTTAAAGTCCTCATTCCTTATTCTTGATATAACTGATCCGAGTGATATTTCAAATATAAAAGTCTTAACAGAATTTCAAGACATAAATCTTGGATATACTACTTCTTTTCCAGGTATCGTAAAAATAGATACTACCTGGTATCTTGGAATAGGTTCTGGTCCAACGGTTATTCCAGAGGGATTTTCTGACCAGAATGCCCATCTTTTTATTATAAATTTAAAGAATCCATCTACTGTTTACAGATTTGATCTTGGTTCAAGATTTAACAGGGACTCTTCTTTTTTAAATGACCTTGCACCTGCTGATATTAATCTTGATTTTACTGTTGATCACCTTTTCTTTGCAATAAATAAACACAAACCAAATGATGAATGGGTAACCGATATAATAATGGTGGAGACAAATAATGAAAGAAATCCTTCTGATTGGAATTTCTACAGGGTATTTACAATTCCAGCACCTGTTACTGCAGAGCTTTCCCCTGTGGTTGATGAATTCGGTAATATATGGATACTTTTTGGAACCGGAAAATTCTGGGATTTGACTGATTTTAATTTAGAGCATTCAGAATATCTTGTTGGATTTAAAGTGGATAGAGGTATAACAAAAACTTTAAGTTATTTAGTAGATGTTACTGATGCAGCTGTTATTTCCACACCAGGTGGAGATAGTGTAATATCATCTCTTGGAAGATATACCTTCGATCAATTTGAAAATCTCATAAAATCATCAGGTGGATGGTTTATAAAACTTGAGGATGACGAAAGATGTATTTCAAGACCTGCTGTTGTTGGAGGCGCTGCAATATTTACAACCTTAAATCCTTTATTAAGTGGAACTGAAGAAATATGTAATCCCTGTCAGTCAGGTCAGGTGGGTGGAGCAGGAAGAATCTGGGGAATCTATTTAAAAACAGGAACAGCGTATATTACTCCAATACTTGGAGTAGTGACACAGCTCCCGGGAGGAAAAGAAAGGATTGAAAGGGAAAAGCAGGTGGCTGGTCTCCCATCAGAGCCTACTCTGCATATAGGAGAAGAAGGAGGAACAATTTTCGTTCAGACTACAACAGGAGTTATTGAAAAATATGATATAAATTTACCCCTTGCTCCAAAGAAAGGAACAATTTTATGGAAAAAAGAAAGATAA
- a CDS encoding phosphoglycerate kinase, with product MKTLNQIGDIRGKRVFVRVDFNVPIKKGRIQDDTRIRETVPTIKFLSEKGAKVILASHLGRPKGERNPEFSLKPCANRLSKILGKRVKFTEEVYGEGVKKIIEKLKEGDILLIENVRFEKNEEKEDIELAKKWKELADIYVNECFSASHRKHTSVFTVPKLFEEKYAGFLLEKEINNLKKITENFERPFIAILGGAKVEDKIGVIKTLVNKCDKVLIGGGMMFTFWKAKGKKIGNSILDEKYTQEVNKLPEDKIIIAVDTRYALNPESKKYEEGEEVPEGYSGYDIGSKTIEIFKEEISKAKTIFWNGPMGVFENKTFREGTYEIAKKIAEQTEKGAFSLCGGGETVQVLKDLRLEEKISFVSTGGGASLEFIEKGTLPGIEALN from the coding sequence ATGAAAACATTAAATCAAATAGGGGATATAAGGGGTAAAAGAGTTTTTGTAAGGGTTGATTTTAATGTGCCAATAAAAAAAGGTAGAATTCAGGATGACACAAGGATAAGAGAGACAGTTCCCACAATAAAGTTTTTATCTGAAAAAGGGGCAAAGGTAATTCTTGCATCACATCTTGGAAGGCCAAAGGGAGAAAGAAATCCTGAATTTTCACTTAAACCCTGTGCAAATAGACTTAGTAAAATTCTTGGGAAAAGGGTAAAATTCACTGAAGAAGTATATGGAGAAGGTGTAAAAAAAATTATTGAAAAATTAAAGGAAGGTGATATTTTGCTTATTGAAAATGTAAGATTTGAAAAAAATGAGGAAAAGGAAGATATTGAACTTGCAAAAAAATGGAAGGAACTTGCGGATATTTATGTTAATGAATGTTTTTCCGCTTCTCATAGAAAGCATACATCGGTTTTTACGGTTCCAAAGCTCTTTGAGGAAAAGTATGCTGGTTTTTTACTGGAAAAAGAAATAAATAACTTAAAGAAAATTACGGAAAATTTTGAAAGACCCTTTATAGCAATATTGGGTGGTGCAAAAGTGGAAGATAAAATAGGTGTTATAAAAACTCTTGTTAATAAATGTGATAAGGTTTTAATAGGCGGGGGTATGATGTTTACCTTCTGGAAGGCAAAGGGTAAAAAAATAGGAAACTCTATATTAGATGAAAAATACACTCAAGAAGTTAATAAACTTCCTGAGGATAAAATAATTATCGCAGTTGATACAAGATATGCTCTTAATCCTGAAAGTAAAAAATATGAGGAAGGAGAGGAAGTTCCTGAAGGTTATTCTGGTTATGATATAGGATCAAAAACAATAGAAATCTTTAAAGAAGAAATCTCTAAAGCAAAAACGATATTCTGGAATGGACCAATGGGTGTTTTTGAAAACAAAACATTCAGGGAAGGGACTTACGAAATAGCAAAAAAAATAGCAGAACAAACAGAAAAAGGTGCTTTTTCTTTATGTGGTGGAGGAGAAACAGTCCAGGTTTTAAAAGATTTAAGACTTGAAGAGAAAATCTCCTTTGTATCAACAGGAGGCGGTGCATCCCTTGAATTTATTGAAAAGGGAACTCTACCAGGTATTGAGGCACTTAACTGA
- the gap gene encoding type I glyceraldehyde-3-phosphate dehydrogenase, with amino-acid sequence MKKVKVAINGFGRIGRQVLKEGLKRKNLEFVAINDLSDPEALAHLYKYDSVFGITDDKIEVLKDGFKINGKKIKVFSEKEPSKLPWKELEVDYVVESTGAFTDRTKAALHLDAGAKRVIITAPGKGTKPDVTIVLGVNEHFYDPEKHFVISNASCTTNCFSFLVKVIHENFGIEKGEMTTIHSYTNDQRILDQIHRDLRRARAAALNIIPTSTGAAEAIELVYPELKGKLKAISIRVPTPNVSLCDFTAVVKKEVKKEEVNEAFKKVSEKLPKYLEYCDKPLVSTDFIGNPHSCIFDATLTETVENLVKVAGWYDNEWGYSVRVVDLLEYLSEKEK; translated from the coding sequence ATGAAAAAGGTAAAAGTTGCTATAAATGGTTTTGGAAGAATTGGAAGACAGGTTTTAAAAGAAGGTTTAAAAAGAAAAAATCTTGAATTTGTTGCAATAAATGACTTATCAGACCCTGAGGCTCTCGCTCACCTCTATAAGTACGATTCTGTTTTTGGAATAACAGATGATAAAATAGAAGTTCTAAAAGATGGATTTAAGATTAATGGAAAGAAAATAAAAGTCTTTTCTGAAAAAGAACCATCAAAACTCCCCTGGAAAGAACTTGAAGTTGATTATGTAGTAGAATCAACAGGAGCTTTTACAGATAGAACAAAAGCAGCACTCCACCTTGATGCAGGAGCAAAAAGAGTTATAATTACTGCACCTGGTAAAGGAACAAAACCGGATGTTACAATTGTCCTTGGTGTAAATGAACACTTCTATGACCCGGAAAAACATTTTGTTATATCCAATGCTTCCTGCACAACAAACTGTTTTTCCTTTTTGGTTAAAGTTATACACGAAAATTTTGGAATTGAAAAGGGAGAAATGACCACAATTCACTCCTATACGAATGACCAGAGAATTCTTGACCAGATACATAGGGATTTAAGGAGAGCAAGAGCAGCAGCTTTAAATATAATACCAACATCAACAGGTGCAGCAGAAGCAATTGAACTTGTTTATCCTGAATTAAAGGGAAAACTAAAGGCTATATCAATCAGGGTTCCAACACCAAATGTTTCCCTTTGCGATTTCACAGCAGTAGTTAAAAAAGAAGTTAAAAAAGAAGAAGTTAATGAGGCTTTCAAAAAAGTATCAGAAAAACTCCCAAAATATCTTGAATACTGTGATAAACCCCTTGTCTCTACTGATTTCATAGGAAACCCTCATTCCTGTATATTTGATGCAACCTTAACCGAAACTGTTGAAAACTTAGTAAAAGTAGCAGGCTGGTATGATAATGAATGGGGGTACTCTGTAAGAGTTGTAGATTTACTTGAATATTTATCAGAAAAGGAGAAATAA
- the bamD gene encoding outer membrane protein assembly factor BamD, with amino-acid sequence MKKIFLIFFTIFFACLFKKAKPTDLDPERYFELGLYNFYKGKYDKARFYFNRVLFSGEIKEYTDDAQFYIAKSYLNEKQFETAISEYNFLINQFPNSEHIEEAEFDLIKLEILKVRSPLHETKELEKVLAKLSEFQKKYPESQYIEEIKALKGEVLNILAEKIYKIAELYENMKKFNSAKIYYEELINKYPDTIWAEKAREKINKK; translated from the coding sequence ATGAAAAAAATTTTTTTGATTTTTTTTACTATCTTTTTCGCCTGCCTTTTCAAAAAGGCAAAGCCCACGGATTTAGACCCTGAAAGATATTTTGAACTGGGTCTTTATAATTTTTATAAAGGAAAATATGATAAAGCAAGATTCTATTTTAACAGGGTTTTATTTTCAGGTGAGATAAAGGAATACACCGACGATGCCCAGTTTTATATAGCAAAATCCTATTTGAATGAAAAACAATTTGAAACAGCTATTTCAGAATATAATTTTCTTATAAATCAATTTCCTAATTCTGAGCATATTGAAGAGGCGGAATTTGATTTAATAAAACTTGAAATTTTAAAAGTTCGCTCACCACTTCATGAAACAAAAGAACTTGAAAAAGTTCTTGCTAAATTATCTGAATTTCAGAAAAAATATCCAGAATCTCAATACATTGAAGAAATTAAAGCTCTTAAAGGTGAGGTTTTAAATATTTTAGCAGAAAAAATTTATAAAATTGCTGAACTTTATGAAAATATGAAAAAATTTAATTCAGCTAAAATTTATTATGAAGAACTGATTAATAAATATCCTGATACTATCTGGGCAGAAAAAGCAAGGGAAAAAATAAATAAAAAATGA
- the nadD gene encoding nicotinate (nicotinamide) nucleotide adenylyltransferase, with translation MKKIGIFGGTFDPPHIGHLLVAQDILEKLELDEIHFLVSYRPPHRKTRAEFEDRVKMVELMLKGHPYYVSDFESHLKFAPTYTALVLSEWKKRRKNEEIYFIMGSDQFVNIESWYEYESLFDLAKIVVCQRVKKEIRDDFPYKEKAIILNTRIIEVSAREIRRRIKEGKSIYLMVHPEVESYIKEKGLYKK, from the coding sequence ATGAAAAAAATAGGAATATTTGGAGGAACTTTTGATCCACCTCACATAGGTCACCTTCTTGTTGCACAGGATATTTTAGAAAAACTTGAACTTGATGAAATTCATTTTCTTGTTTCCTATAGACCCCCTCATAGAAAAACAAGAGCTGAATTTGAGGATAGGGTTAAAATGGTTGAACTTATGCTAAAAGGACATCCTTACTATGTTTCAGATTTTGAGTCCCATTTAAAGTTTGCTCCGACTTATACTGCTCTTGTATTGAGTGAATGGAAAAAAAGAAGAAAGAACGAGGAAATTTATTTTATAATGGGTTCAGACCAATTTGTGAATATAGAGTCGTGGTATGAGTATGAAAGTCTTTTTGACCTTGCTAAGATAGTTGTTTGTCAGAGGGTAAAAAAAGAAATAAGAGATGATTTCCCTTATAAGGAAAAGGCAATAATTTTAAATACAAGGATTATTGAAGTATCAGCAAGGGAGATAAGAAGGAGAATAAAGGAGGGTAAAAGCATATACCTTATGGTTCATCCTGAAGTTGAAAGTTATATAAAGGAAAAGGGGCTTTATAAAAAATGA